Proteins from a single region of Electrophorus electricus isolate fEleEle1 chromosome 5, fEleEle1.pri, whole genome shotgun sequence:
- the ptpn23a gene encoding tyrosine-protein phosphatase non-receptor type 23, which produces MEAVPRMPMIWLDLKEAGEFQFTPSVKQFILKNYGEDPDNYNEQLKKLEQLRQSAVNVTRDFEGCSTLRKYFGQLHYLQSRVPLAPGQEAAVPVSWTEIFSGKTVTHDDISYEQACILYNLGALHSMLGAMDNRVSEEGMKVSCTHFQCSAGAFSYLRDHFSHNYSVDMSHQILNLNINLMLGQAQECLLEKSMLDNRKSFLVARISAQVVDYYKEACRALENSDTASMLGKIQKDWKKLVQMKIYYFAAIAHLHMGKQAEEQQKFGERLAYLQSSLDKLNEAIKLAKGQPDSVQEALRFTMDIIGGKFNSAKKDNDFIYHESIPSLETLPTVKGAPLVKALPVNPTDPSVTGPDIFSKLVPMAVHEASSLYSEEKAKLLREVMAKIDSKNETLEQFMDSLNLDPDSVDNMDMYNNIPPVLMERCAALSVRPDTVKSLTQSMQVLSGVFTDVEASLREIRSVLDDDEAGERRLEEAVGKQVVPAPLATLAELRKDLDKYLEAHEKASFTNTELHRAMNLHISNLRLLGGPLDTLREALPRPQLSEDEVAGLQCMKRILSKVQEMKDQRSSLEKQLRELIQQDDITAALVTTERADMKRLFMEQLKKYEQVKMYIDQNLAAQENILKALTEANVQYATVRKILTDTEHKWNSTVQMLVASYEAYEDLMKKSQEGKEFYEDLEGKASRLLERAQTICKTREEERQALLEKELQKKAPQRPTAPKPAQKVAPDMDSASLADPEIAKLNAAILALGGDLPEELRSLPPGLVLSSAGLPLVPDGFHPGATLSSTLQWSGASTSTLYARPRFPPNLPPPELLAQISRFTALPPTPGFNHNMPSGPLPRQQQVPQMPSPQISQHSSVPGYCPPSLQVQPALPRAPTPIRQSTTTVDSVQTPITSYTPASGQPTMPVSTPGHPVPTPAVYTPPTPLAPQQQYLQQPGVPVNQPPQHVHAPHPQSQPHQPFPCGQSQPQPFFQPVPAQQQIPTPLTGPQPPQQTQSQYPHHMHQSRQPGPPNLQQRPFSVHSTPSSLPQPQQVYAPVSFVPGCQPVNAHINATAQTQLPHHTLHPQIPQVSMPRLAHIKQQVPPSSQPYMPPVKQVHPIPPPQMHHASQQVAPAGHMQIPPASQQMAPPSQPQMLQPSTQVSPPSCHQMPAASQPTLHPSHPSMPIVPQQVPHSSHPQMHHAYQPAFPANAPRVPVPVQPQLPGASLSPQLQMQTSALPLQHHGHPQSQAPSGPHPPVPPQMTQHPPCLPQQPLPPQSTPLGYPGGVPVVPHQSAVPPQSQALPPQLPPGATMTYTGPHGGTIPPGPRQHPGPVVPAGPQSLPQSMIPSSSVAPGAPQGNVLPSPTPSPSPSPSPSSLVLVPQRPSPALTPVAGAPIPQPTATPLPSSGPMPSSDSPFQRQNSSTDDLLSSSPESQHGGTKDTANVLLPTKADPKDEQNRKKSEGVRLIQGDPYQAPERVSQLCAELETFRSTVQSLERPSGEGGLSELDARWKELQDQQEKDSRQLSIAIARCYTMKNRHQDVMPYDRNRVVLHSGKDDYINASFIEDLSPYCPRLIATQAPLTGTAADFWLMVYEQKVSLIVMLVSEQELEKQKVLRYFPSERGQQVAQGPITLTLTIQKNTPTHVERMIGLQYRDQTLKRTVIHLQFTSWPELGLPESKGNLIRFIQEVHGHYLHQRPLHTPVVVHCSSGVGRTGAFCLLYAALQELEAGNGIPDLTQLVRKMRQQRKNMLQEKLHLKFCYEAVLKHAEQVLQRRGIITSPSQKAANNTVVKYSRQDAQDIVLGGDMPISSIQATIAKLSIRPPSIESEQEPGQEAIPSSLAEPEPMMVPVQATEDPSPIDAVPASLSPPLSCASSPGKTPSPLPLSHHGSGFEGSTQALSVSNHHPAPEAAPPATSSLDLLASLTPEAFTLDSACRGKQRISKQSFLQPQEGQGLQGPPQGDDPLSALDPLWTLNKT; this is translated from the exons ATGGAGGCAGTGCCGCGAATGCCGATGATTTGGCTGGACCTGAAAGAGGCTGGGGAGTTTCAGTTCACCCCGAGTGTGAAACAG TTTATACTGAAAAACTATGGTGAGGATCCAGACAACTACAATGAGCAGCTCAAGAAATTGGAGCAGTTGAGGCAG AGTGCAGTTAATGTAACAAGAGACTTTGAAGGCTGCAGTACGCTGCGGAAATATTTTGGACAGTTACACTACCTGCAGAGTCGCGTGCCCCTGGCGCCAGGACAGGAAGCTGCTGTCCCTGTTTCCTG GACAGAAATATTTTCTGGAAAGACAGTCACTCACGATGACATTAGCTATGAGCAGGCCTGCATCCTCTATAACCTCG GTGCACTCCATTCAATGTTAGGAGCTATGGACAACAGGGTATCTGAAGAG GGGATGAAGGTGTCATGCACACATTTCCAGTGCTCTGCGGGAGCATTCTCCTACCTGCGAGATCACTTCAGCCATAACTACAGTGTGGACATGAGTCACCAGATCCTTAATCTCAATATCAACCTAATGCTG gGTCAGGCCCAGGAATGTCTCTTGGAGAAGTCCATGTTGGACAACAGAAAGAGTTTTCTCGTTGCTCGGATAAGCGCTCAG GTAGTGGACTATTATAAAGAGGCGTGCCGTGCCCTGGAGAACTCTGACACCGCCTCTATGCTTGGGAAGATCCAGAAAGACTGGAAGAAGCTTGTGCAGATGAAGATTTACTATTTTGCTGCTATTGctcat CTGCACATGGGAAAGCAGGCTGAAGAGCAGCAGAAGTTTGGCGAGAGG CTAGCCTATCTTCAGAGCTCACTGGACAAACTGAACGAAGCTATAAAGTTAGCGAAGGGTCAGCCAGACAGCGTGCAAGAAGCCTTGCGGTTCACTATGGACATCATCGGGGGAAA ATTTAATTCAGCTAAGAAAGATAATGATTTTATTTACCACGAGTCCATCCCATCTCTAGAGACGCTACCCACAGTCAAAG GTGCCCCTCTGGTCAAAGCTTTACCTGTAAACCCAACCGATCCCAGTGTAACTGGACCAGACATTTTCTCTAAGTTGGTACCCATGGCAGTTCATGAAGCTTCTTCACTCTACAG TGAAGAAAAGGCCAAGCTGCTAAGGGAAGTCATGGCAAAAATAGATAGCAAGAATGAGACTTTAGA ACAATTCATGGACTCGCTGAACCTGGACCCAGACTCTGTCGACAACATGGACATGTACAACAACATCCCTCCCGTGCTGATGGAGAGGTGTGCGGCTTTAAGTGTGAGGCCGGACACTGTGAAGAGCCTCACACAGTCTATGCAGG TGTTGTCAGGCGTGTTTACAGACGTGGAGGCCTCATTGCGGGAGATCAGGTCAGTGCTCGACGATGATGAGGCAGGCGAGCGAAGACTGGAGGAGGCTGTGGGGAAGCAGGTGGTTCCAGCCCCACTTGCCACCTTGGCTGAGCTCCGTAAAGACCTGGATAAATACCTGGAGGCCCATGAGAAAGCCAGCTTCACCAACACTGAGCTCCACCGGGCCATGAATCTGCACATCAGCAACCTGCGACTGCTAGGAGGACCACTGGACACTCTGAGAGAGGCACTACCAAGACCACAGCTGAGTGAAG ATGAAGTGGCAGGTCTCCAGTGCATGAAAAGGATTCTGAGTAAAGTGCAGGAGATGAAGGACCAGCGCAGCTCTCTCGAGAAGCAACTGAGGGAGCTCATCCAGCAGGATGACATCACTGCCGCTCTGGTCACCACCGAGCGTGCAGATATGAAG AGATTATTTATGGAGCAACTGAAGAAGTATGAACAGGTGAAGATGTACATTGATCAGAACCTAGCTGCTCAGGAGAACATCCTGAAGGCACTGACTGAGGCGAATGTCCAGTATGCCACAGTGCGCAAGATTCTTACTGACACAGAACACAA ATGGAATAGTACAGTGCAAATGCTTGTTGCCTCTTATGAAGCCTATGAAGACCTGATGAAGAAATCTCAGGAGGGAAAAGAGTTTTATGAGGACTTGGAGGGCAAGGCCTCTCGCCTCTTGGAGAGGGCGCAGACTATCTGCAAGaccagggaagaggagagacaaGCCCTACTGGAGAA AGAGCTTCAAAAAAAGGCTCCTCAAAGGCCCACAGCCCCAAAACCTGCCCAGAAGGTGGCCCCAGATATGGATTCTGCCAGCCTGGCAGACCCTGAAATAGCCAAGTTGAATGCTGCCATCTTAGCCTTAGGTGGAGACTTGCCAGAAGAACTTCGTAGCTTGCCTCCTGGACTTGTTCTTTCATCAGCTGGTCTTCCCCTGGTGCCAGACGGTTTTCATCCAGGGGCCACACTGAGCTCCACACTACAGTGGTCTGGGGCAAGCACTAGTACACTATATGCACGACCCCGATTTCCTCCTAACTTGCCCCCTCCTGAACTTCTTGCCCAAATTTCCCGTTTTACAGCACTTCCACCAACCCCAGGCTTTAACCACAACATGCCGTCTGGACCCCTGCCGCGGCAGCAGCAGGTTCCACAGATGCCTAGCCCTCAGATATCTCAGCATTCCTCAGTGCCTGGGTACTGTCCTCCATCGTTACAGGTTCAGCCTGCTTTACCCAGAGCACCCACTCCCATTCGACAATCCACCACCACTGTAGACAGTGTGCAGACACCCATTACCAGCTACACTCCTGCATCAGGGCAGCCAACTATGCCTGTGTCCACCCCTGGCCACCCAGTGCCCACACCTGCTGTGTATACACCTCCTACTCCACTAGCCCCTCAGCAACAGTACTTGCAGCAACCTGGTGTTCCTGTGAACCAGCCACCTCAGCATGTACATGCACCTCATCCACAGTCACAGCCTCACCAACCCTTTCCCTGTGGTCAGAGCCAACCACAGCCTTTTTTCCAGCCTGTACCAGCCCAACAACAGATACCTACACCCCTAACCGGGCCCCAGCCACCTCAACAAACCCAGTCACAGTACCCACATCATATGCATCAGTCAAGACAACCTGGACCTCCAAACCTTCAGCAACGTCCATTCAGTGTTCACTCAACACCATCTTCCTTGCCACAGCCCCAGCAGGTGTACGCTCCTGTTTCATTTGTTCCTGGCTGCCAACCTGTTAATGCCCATATTAATGCTACTGCTCAAACACAGCTTCCCCATCATACCCTGCATCCACAAATACCTCAAGTTTCTATGCCACGTTTAGCCCATATAAAACAGCAAGTGCCACCTTCTTCCCAGCCTTATATGCCGCCTGTCAAACAAGTGCATCCTATTCCCCCTCCTCAAATGCACCATGCCTCACAGCAGGTAGCCCCTGCAGGCCACATGCAAATTCCGCCTGCCTCACAACAAATGGCTCCACCATCTCAGCCGCAAATGCTGCAACCTTCCACACAAGTGTCCCCTCCGTCTTGCCATCAAATGCCTGCAGCTTCCCAGCCAACACTGCACCCTTCTCATCCATCGATGCCCATTGTTCCCCAGCAGGTACCACACTCCTCTCATCCACAAATGCATCATGCTTACCAACCAGCATTTCCAGCAAATGCTCCAAgggttcctgtccctgtccaGCCTCAGCTACCTGGAGCCTCTCTATCACCACAGCTACAAATGCAAACTAGTGCTCttcctcttcagcatcatgGCCATCCACAATCACAGGCACCTTCTGGACCTCATCCTCCTGTCCCCCCGCAAATGACCCAGCATCCTCCATGCTTACCCCAGCAGCCTCTTCCCCCTCAGTCCACACCTCTGGGTTATCCTGGTGGGGTCCCTGTAGTTCCCCACCAGTCTGCAGTGCCTCCACAGTCCCAGGCTCTGCCTCCACAACTACCACCAGGGGCAACAATGACTTATACTGGCCCTCATGGTGGGACCATTCCTCCTGGACCTAGGCAGCATCCTGGACCAGTTGTACCAGCTGGACCGCAGTCTCTTCCTCAAAGTATGATTCCTTCATCATCAGTTGCACCAGGGGCTCCACAAGGAAATGTCCTGCCCTCTCCTACCCCATCACCTTCTCCATCACCGAGCCCTTCCTCACTGGTCTTGGTGCCTCAGAGACCTTCTCCAGCTCTCACACCTGTTGCAGGTGCACCAATACCTCAGCCTACTGCAACACCCCTGCCCTCATCTGGTCCCATGCCATCATCTGACTCTCCGTTTCAGCGCCAAAATTCTAGTACAGATGATCTTCTTTCTTCAAGCCCTGAAAGTCAGCATGGAGGCACCAAAGACACTGCCAATGTCTTGTTGCCTACCAAGGCTGACCCAAAGGACGAACAAAATCGGAAGAAATCGGAAGGGGTGAGACTTATCCAGGGTGACCCATACCAAGCTCCAGAGAGAGTCTCTCAGCTTTGTGCAGAGCTCGAAACATTTCGCTCTACTGTGCAATCTCTGGAGCGTCCTTCAGGAGAGGGAGGCTTGTCAGAACTTGATGCGCGGTGGAAGGAGCTACAGGACCAGCAGGAGAAGGATTCTCGTCAGCTCTCCATTGCTATAGCCCGCTGCTACACCATGAAAAACCGCCATCAGGATGTCATGCCTTATGACCGCAATCGTGTTGTTCTACACTCTGGCAAAGATGATTATATCAATGCCAGCTTTATTGAGGATCTTTCACCATACTGTCCTCGTCTTATTGCAACACAGGCTCCTCTTACTGGAACTGCTGCTGATTTCTGGCTCATGGTCTATGAACAGAAAGTTTCCTTGATTGTAATGCTTGTGTCTGAGCAAGAACTGGAAAAG caAAAAGTTCTGCGGTACTTTCCATCTGAAAGAGGACAACAGGTAGCTCAGGGTCCAATCACACTCACCCTGACAATCCAGAAGAACACTCCTACCCATGTGGAGCGGATGATTGGATTGCAGTACCGAGACCAGACTCTGAAACGCACAGTCATCCACTTGCAATTCACCTCGTGGCCTGAACT GGGCTTGCCAGAGAGTAAGGGTAACCTCATTCGCTTCATTCAGGAGGTTCACGGACACTACCTTCATCAGCGTCCATTGCACACACCCGTTGTAGTGCACTGCAG CTCTGGTGTTGGCAGAACTGGAGCATTCTGCCTGTTGTATGCTGCACTGCAGGAGCTTGAAGCTGGTAATGGTATTCCTGACCTAACCCAGCTTGTGAGGAAAATGAGGCAACAGAGAAAGAACATGCTACAGGAGAAG CTCCACCTGAAGTTTTGCTATGAGGCTGTCCTGAAACATGCAGAGCAGGTCCTTCAACGCCGTGGCATCATTACTTCTCCCAGCCAAAAGGCCGCAAACAACACAGTAGTCAAA TACTCACGGCAGGACGCTCAGGATATTGTCCTGGGAGGAGACATGCCAATCAGCTCTATCCAGGCTACCATTGCGAAGCTCAGTATTCGTCCCCCCAGCATTGAATCTGAGCAGGAGCCAGGTCAGGAGGCAATACCTTCCTCTCTTGCTGAGCCAGAACCCATGATGGTACCTGTGCAAGCCACCGAGGACCCCTCTCCCATTGATGCTGTTCCTGCCTCTCTTAGTCCCCCCCTCTCATGTGCCTCTTCTCCAGGCAAGACACCCTCCCCTTTGCCCCTTAGCCATCATGGTAGTGGGTTTGAGGGATCCACACAGGCCCTGTCAGTCTCCAACCATCACCCTGCACCTGAAGCAGCTCCTCCAGCAACATCATCTTTGGACCTCCTGGCCTCACTGACACCTGAGGCCTTTACGCTGGACAGCGCTTGTCGTGGCAAGCAACGCATTAGCAAGCAGAGCTTTCTCCAGCCACAGGAGGGCCAAGGTCTACAGGGCCCACCGCAGGGTGATGACCCCCTCAGTGCTCTGGATCCACTCTGGACActcaacaagacttga